TCTATCCAGAACTCCCAGCCCGGCGCCTGCACGCAGTCAGCCCTCGTTCAGCTTCTCTCAGGTAAGAAGGAAGACCGTGACAGGCCGCCGGGGTAGGCGCAAGGGCGAGCGACAGTCTATGCTCGGCATCGACATGCGATGGATCACGCCCCTTGCTCACCTCCTGGCTGATGACAGGAGATGCTCATGACTCACCAACGAGACGACGCGCAGGCCTGCGCGCGCCGGCGTGCCGTGCTAGGTGCTTTGGCTGGTATCAGCGTGGGGGGCTTGGTGCCCGTGCGCAGCGATGCCGCGCTTCACCGTCTGGACTGGACGCCGGCGCGGGAGATCGTGGTGGAGAAGGCGCGCCGCCAGGTGATCATGTACCGCAGCGACGGCACCGTGCGCGTGTTCCCTTGCGTGCTCGGCGCCAACCCCCGCGGTCACAAGGAGCGCGAAGGCGATAACCGAACCCCGGAAGGTCGCTACGTCATCGACTTCAAGAACATCAACAGCCGCTTCTTTCTCTCGGTGCGCGTGTCCTATCCCAACGCCCATGACCGCGCGCGAGCCCGTGCCGCTGGCGTAAGACCGGGCGGCAACATCATGATTCACGGCATGCCCAACGAGGCGCGCCGTCCCTACCGCGGCTTGCTCACCAAGGACTGGACCAATGGCTGCGTCGCCGTCTCCAACGAGGCGATGATGGAGATCTGGTTGGCCACCCGTGAGAACACGCCGGTGGTGTTGCGCGCGTGAGCGATGAGCGCGTGATCGTGCTGATCACGCTGGTGACCTACCAGGTGTTGCTGATCGCCATCGGCTGGTGGGCGAGCCGGCGCACGCACGACTCCGTAGATTTCTTCCTCGGTGGGCGCAACCTCGGCGGCTTCGTCGCCGCCATCAGCGCCAGTGCCTCCTCCTCCTCAGCGTGGACGTTGCTCGGCGTCAGCGGGGCGGCCTACGCGTGGGGCCTGCCGGCCCTGTGGCTGTTTCCCGCCACCCTGAGCGGGTTCTTCATCAACTGGGTGCTCATCGCGCCGCGCCTTCGTTCGCTGGCGAAGACGACTGGTGCGGTGACGCTGACGGACGTGGTGGCGGCTACCGATGGTGGGTCACGGTCCCTCACGGTGGCGCGCCTTGGCAGTCTCATCATCCTGGTGTCCTTCGGCTTCTACGTCGCGGCGCAGTTCCAGGCGGCGGGGGCGGCCTTCGATAGCCAGTTCGGGCTGGATGCCGAGCTAAGCGTTCTGATCGGTGCGGCGATCGTCGTGCTGTACACCCTGCTCGGCGGGTTCTGGGCGGTGAGCGTGACGGACAGCGTGCAGGGCGTATTGATGGCGCTGACGGCGCTCGTGCTGCCCCTCGCTGGCGTGCTGGCCGTGGGTGGCGTGGGTCCGCTCTGGGAGCATCTTGGATCGAGCGCCGGCGGCGGCCTGTTCGGCGCGAGAGGCGCGCCAGCGGCGATCGGCTTCGTGGCGGGCACCTTGGGAATCGGTCTCGGCTACCCGGGGCAGCCGCACGTGCTCAACCGCTTCATGGCCCTGGGCGATGATCAGGCCCTGCGCCGGGCCAAGGTCATCGCGATCGGCTGGGCCGTGGTGGTGTACGCCGGCATGCTGTTCACCGGGTGGTGCGCGCGGATCCTGCTGGACCCGGCGGGGGCCGGCGGGGAGCAAGCCTTTTACGGGCTGACCGCGACTCTGTTTCCGCCGGTGGTGGCGGGCATCATGTTGGCGGCGGTGCTGTCGGCGATCATGTCCACGGCGGACAGCCAGCTGCTCGTGGCTGCCTCCTCCGTATCGCACGATCTGCGCCGCGGTGCTGATGAGCGTATTTCCCTCTTCACCTCCCGAGCGGTGGTGCTCGGCCTGAGTGCCTTCGCCTTAGGCCTGGCCCTCTACGCGCCCCAGTCCATCTTCTCGCGCGTACTGTTCGCCTGGCATGCGGTGGGGTCCGCCTTCGGCCCGCTGGTGGTGACCATGCTGTTGGGACGGACGATTCCGGTGCCGGTGCGCCTGGCGGCCATGGGCGCCGGTGCCGGCCTCACGGTCCTGGCCCATTGGCTGGCCGACTCGCCGGGGGATTGGCTCGAGCGGCTGGTGCCCCTGGCGGTTTCCGCGCTGATCGTCTGGGCGGGCTCGAGCGCCACCGACCGCCGTGCGGCGGCCGCCTAGCGGTTGCCGAACACGGCTTCCATCTGCGCGTCGAGCGCCTGCATGGGTTGCTCGAAGTAGCGATGAAATACGCTAGGTAGCTGGCGGTAGTCGATGCCGTCGATGGCGAGGGGACGCGAGTTGTAGGTATTCCAGAAGAGGCTGGGCTGGCCCGCGACTCTTGGGTCTTGTAGATCCTTTTGAAGGGCTAGCATGGCCTTGCCCGTGTAGGTGCCTTCCAGTACCACGCCGTCGCTCTCGTAGGTGCGGCGCACGGCCTCGATGGCCGGTGGGGTGTAGCGCGCGTACTCGCCGCCGAAGCAGTCGTGGCGCACCGTGACTCGACAGTCTTGTGGGCCGAGGGTAGGGAAGCTGCCACCGCTGCGTTCGTGCAGGAGGGAGGAGGTTTGTCGGATCAACGTACGCATACGCTTTTCGTTACCGAAGCGTTCGGCGGTGACGCGCACGGCCACGACTTCGCAATCGAGGCCTGCGGCGCGCAGGCCGACCGCAAGTCCGGCCGCCGTACCGGTGGTGCCAAAGGCCATATAGATGCGGGCGGGCGCGTGCAGTTCGCCGGCCGCGACCTGATTGGCCAGCTCGAACCCGGCGGCCACGAAACCGACGGCACCGAGTGCGGAGGTGCCGCCCCCGGGCACGACGGTGGGCGCGATGCCGTCCATGCGCTCGTGGCGATCGAGCTGGTAGCGCACGGCGTCGCCGAGTGCTTGCTCATCGGGGTAGTGGTGCATCTCGGCGCCGGCCAGATGGTGGGCGAGCAGATTGCGACACACCTTGCTCGAGAGCACCTGAGGCACGAGCATGGAGATGGCACCGAGGCCGAGGCGCTTGGCGTGGATCGCCGTGGCCAGGGCGTGGTTGGAGCCCACAGCGCCGAAGGTCATGACCTTGCGCGCACCGTTGGCCTTGGCCTCGGCCAGCAGGTACTCCAACTTGCGCAGCTTGTTGCCGCCGTAGGTGGGATCGGCAGCGTCATCACGTTTGAGGTAAAGTGCGGACGCGTCGCAAGCGCGCTCCAGCCCGCCCAGTCGCTGGATGGCGGATGGATAGGTGCCGAGAGCGAGATGCGGCAAGTGCGCTTCGAGGCTGGGATGGTGCTGGAACAGAGGATTCAAGAGCTTCTCCCGCGGCGTGCCGGGCCCCTGGGGCGCGGTGAGGGCGCCGCTCCTTTCGACGTGATGCACGAGACCCGCGGAGACGATACACGTAGCGGGTCGCCACCTGCCATCTTCTGCCACCGGGAGGTATGCGCATGACGCGGGTTGCCGTGGTCGGCGGCGGTTACGCAGGTCTTGCTTGCCTCACTTCGCTGCGCGCTCAGTTGCCGGCGGTCGATCTGACCTTGATCGATCCCGCCGCCCATCACCTAAAGCTCACTCACCTGCACGAGTCCGCCTCCAGGCCCTTGGAGGAGTTGCAGATTCCCTTCGCCGAGTTCGCCGATCGGATGCGTTTCGATCACGTACAGGGCTGGTTGGGAGCGCGCGAGAGTGGCTTTAGCGTCGACGATCTGGCGGCGTGGAGCGAAGCGCGCAGCGTGCCGGTGCGTCTGGCCGGCGATGCCGAGGCGCTGCAGCACGTGGCCGCGGATTATCTGGTGCTGGCCTGTGGCGGCGAACCGAACCTGGAGGTGCCTGGGGCGCCGAACGTGCTCACCCTGCGCGAGTTGCGTCACCTCGATTTGCACCAGCGCCTGCGCGAGCTGCGCGATGAGTTTGGCGCTGCCGTGCGCGTGAGCGTGGTCGGTGCCGGCGCGAGCGGCGTGCAGTTCGCCTGTGAGCTGGCGGAGGCGATGCGGCGCCTGGGGGCCAGCGGCGCCGTACGCTTGCTCGACCAGGGGCATGCACCGCTCGGCGAAATGCCCGATCGCGTCAGGCGCTACGCGCTGGAGCGCCTGACGGCCGTGGGCGTGCAATGGTGTCCCCACTCACAGTTCGAGGCTCAGGATGGCGAGGTGCTGCGTTTTCGTCGAGGCGGCAAGGACGGCGCCGTGCAGGAGATGGCGTCCAACCTGACGTTGCTGATGACCGGCGTGAAACCCTCGCCTTGCCCGATGACCACCAACCGTTACGGCCAGGTGCAGCGTGAGGGGCGCACGCTCGAGCGGGTCTTCGCTGCCGGCGATTGCGCCGAGGTGGATGGGGGTGGATCGAACGCCGCCACCGCTCAGGTGGCGCTGCGTCAGGGTCGCCACATGGGCGTCAACC
Above is a window of Pseudomonadota bacterium DNA encoding:
- a CDS encoding L,D-transpeptidase family protein; the encoded protein is MTHQRDDAQACARRRAVLGALAGISVGGLVPVRSDAALHRLDWTPAREIVVEKARRQVIMYRSDGTVRVFPCVLGANPRGHKEREGDNRTPEGRYVIDFKNINSRFFLSVRVSYPNAHDRARARAAGVRPGGNIMIHGMPNEARRPYRGLLTKDWTNGCVAVSNEAMMEIWLATRENTPVVLRA
- a CDS encoding FAD-dependent oxidoreductase; amino-acid sequence: MTRVAVVGGGYAGLACLTSLRAQLPAVDLTLIDPAAHHLKLTHLHESASRPLEELQIPFAEFADRMRFDHVQGWLGARESGFSVDDLAAWSEARSVPVRLAGDAEALQHVAADYLVLACGGEPNLEVPGAPNVLTLRELRHLDLHQRLRELRDEFGAAVRVSVVGAGASGVQFACELAEAMRRLGASGAVRLLDQGHAPLGEMPDRVRRYALERLTAVGVQWCPHSQFEAQDGEVLRFRRGGKDGAVQEMASNLTLLMTGVKPSPCPMTTNRYGQVQREGRTLERVFAAGDCAEVDGGGSNAATAQVALRQGRHMGVNLARHHRRRPLLEWVFQELGYVVSLGVLDAAGWVLFQGHVVTGMPAVGIKGAVDTQYDLFLEGIDTYLL
- a CDS encoding pyridoxal-phosphate dependent enzyme encodes the protein MHHVERSGALTAPQGPGTPREKLLNPLFQHHPSLEAHLPHLALGTYPSAIQRLGGLERACDASALYLKRDDAADPTYGGNKLRKLEYLLAEAKANGARKVMTFGAVGSNHALATAIHAKRLGLGAISMLVPQVLSSKVCRNLLAHHLAGAEMHHYPDEQALGDAVRYQLDRHERMDGIAPTVVPGGGTSALGAVGFVAAGFELANQVAAGELHAPARIYMAFGTTGTAAGLAVGLRAAGLDCEVVAVRVTAERFGNEKRMRTLIRQTSSLLHERSGGSFPTLGPQDCRVTVRHDCFGGEYARYTPPAIEAVRRTYESDGVVLEGTYTGKAMLALQKDLQDPRVAGQPSLFWNTYNSRPLAIDGIDYRQLPSVFHRYFEQPMQALDAQMEAVFGNR
- a CDS encoding sodium/proline symporter gives rise to the protein MSDERVIVLITLVTYQVLLIAIGWWASRRTHDSVDFFLGGRNLGGFVAAISASASSSSAWTLLGVSGAAYAWGLPALWLFPATLSGFFINWVLIAPRLRSLAKTTGAVTLTDVVAATDGGSRSLTVARLGSLIILVSFGFYVAAQFQAAGAAFDSQFGLDAELSVLIGAAIVVLYTLLGGFWAVSVTDSVQGVLMALTALVLPLAGVLAVGGVGPLWEHLGSSAGGGLFGARGAPAAIGFVAGTLGIGLGYPGQPHVLNRFMALGDDQALRRAKVIAIGWAVVVYAGMLFTGWCARILLDPAGAGGEQAFYGLTATLFPPVVAGIMLAAVLSAIMSTADSQLLVAASSVSHDLRRGADERISLFTSRAVVLGLSAFALGLALYAPQSIFSRVLFAWHAVGSAFGPLVVTMLLGRTIPVPVRLAAMGAGAGLTVLAHWLADSPGDWLERLVPLAVSALIVWAGSSATDRRAAAA